The Triticum aestivum cultivar Chinese Spring chromosome 7B, IWGSC CS RefSeq v2.1, whole genome shotgun sequence genome window below encodes:
- the LOC123160217 gene encoding uncharacterized protein, with product MDAVESSSPYSPPSLRHKLRTTVCGCFGSPSSPGSGGARPHTGGGRPRWRRPVAAAGEFRYDPLSYALNFDDGGSDDGDADAEDAAFRHRNFNSRLPRSPAPASRTVSIA from the coding sequence ATGGACGCTGTAGAGTCCTCCTCACCATACTCGCCGCCCTCACTGCGCCACAAACTGCGGACCACGGTATGCGGCTGCTTCGGCTCGCCGTCCTCTCCAGGCAGCGGCGGGGCGAGGCCGCACACCGGCGGCGGCAGGCCCAGGTGGAGGAGGCCCGTGGCGGCCGCGGGGGAGTTCCGGTACGACCCCCTGAGCTACGCGCTCAACTTCGACGACGGCGGCAGCGATGACGGCGACGCCGACGCGGAGGACGCCGCCTTCCGGCACAGAAACTTCAACTCGCGCCTGCCTCGCTCGCCGGCGCCGGCCTCCCGAACCGTCTCAATCGCCTAA